In Lactuca sativa cultivar Salinas chromosome 5, Lsat_Salinas_v11, whole genome shotgun sequence, the DNA window TATCCCTTcattatacttcatatctactaaGAGGCATTGAATCACACCCTTGAACCATGCATTTCCCAAGAacatcttgagtttacggcccaagatcttccttggccgtaaactccatgttaatCCATGTTTGGACCTGAAACTCTTCCAACAAGCAAGCCTTAGACCTTGAACCCTTAATGGATGTTAATAGGACCTTAAATCACTCACTTATGCATAATtttcatgattttacggccgtaaactccttgcttagccgtaaactcatgtgtgttgGCCGTAAACACACTTATGTATGGCCACacactttcctttgatgaatcacatgtgattcaacacttCATGTCCAAGTTCCTTAGTCCCTTAGGTTGTTTCCTTCGTGATTAGGTgtattatacactaattatacacatatatgtaccAATATATGTCATTAGGACTCATTTGTGTTTCAGAACTTCGTTCGTGGAACTTCTCAACCTTACTAGAATCAGTTGGATCACCAATcataaggtgggttcatacccctacattttcactgTTATATAAGtagtgtttaaaggacttaggactgactaCCAGCTCTATTCCCTTTTCCTTGTTTGTATGTGGACTTAGAGTAAGGttgtttgtccgaatgtcgtttaaatattaattatatattatgtatatgtatgtagatataaaatttCTAGAAGTTAGTTTAATACCTTGGGTAGCAATGGTATTCTTTCATGTTAAGTCAGTTCAGTTCAGTCAGTCAATTACAGAgaacttactagtaaactataaggaGTATAGTTAGAGAGTCAATGCTCAGTACTTGGTAGTTCATTGAAGTCATAGCAATACAAAGAGATCTAATATTTGTTAGTCTTATCTATTCAGAAAGTAAGAACAATAATACGAACTAAATATAAAGAACTCAAAAAGGTACGTCTTTCAATGTACCATACATATAAAAGGGGTACCCGGGCACGATACTGTACCTTAAGTTAACATGGGTATGCAAGCATAATACTGCAACACCAATCATAGGTGGGTACGCGTGCATAGTACCAAAACCCAAACATAAAAAGAACATAGGTAATAGTTTTTGTGATTGCTTAGTATATACACGAAAGTTATGTACAATGAAAAACTGATAGACGGTTGAATGTGTGAACTCTATTTTGCtttctttttccttgtttggatgtggaggtACGGCAGGATCGCACAATCAACTGTCCGCCCGTTTCTAATTATGTATAACAAGTATGTACTAAGTGAATCACAAGATAGTCTTTTCTAAGAGCATTCAGAGTACTATTTAGAGGAACATAACAATCGCACTATAGTCTTTTCATAGTATATTTATTATACTATGAATTGTGACTGAACTTGCTATTTTAATAGCATAATATCCAACACAAGAATGGTTTTATGAGATATAAAAATAAGTAAGCTATTCCATAGTATATTTATACATTCGTTAAGTCGTACTTTTGGGGAGTTACAAGCTAACTATTCCATAACACAGTACGCCAACCTTCAGTGTAACGGTTTTCGGAGATAAAACCACAATTCGATAACAGTTAGGGAATATGGGTTTTCCTAGGTTCAACGGTAACATTTCCTAGGTATTCTAGTAACATTAACTAGGCATTCTAGTTCATTATAAACGATTCGTAAGAAGGTTATTATTATGATTTCATCGCTTATACATTCccgagttatatataacgaagatctggtagacaatagaatgtgagatttctaacttagtttcttttccttgtttggatgtgaaacTAGGGTAGAACCCCACAATTTATTGTCCGCCAAATCTtgattatatcataatgtgtataagctaagttttcatggaTATTAACTCACTTCTTAGTCAGAATCATTATAACATAAATTACTTTTAATTATAACTATAATCCTTCAGTTTATACGaaaggttatatataatgaagACTAGATAGATTGGAGATTGTGTGAACCCAGTTTTACTCTCCTTTTCCATGTTTGGATGTGGGAGTACGACCGAATCACACAACCGACTATCCATCTCGTATTGATTATATGCAATTAGTATAAATTAATTGATTATAGAGGAAATTGTTTCAGTATTACTTTACTTtaaggaaacatatggttttcttgtcaatctttcaAACTTGTTTAATTGTCAAAGAGGTTTCTTACTTTAAACTAAATCTTATGCACTCActagctttatagctgatactcgctttcaaaatacttgtattctcaggattaTATTAAGACAGGTAGCCAACCGGAGTTCGTGAAGACGGAGTAGTAGTTTCTCGTCTTATCTTTTGATACTATTATACAGTAACAACATGTAATGTTTTGAACTCGATGTAAACACTTTTACATTTATATTAAAGAATATTGTTGCTTGATTACttttattcaattgttgtgatactacatatgacgtcctccacccccgaacgtttccgcggttccggttttggggtgtgacagattggtatcaaagcattgtttatagtgaactaagtatatcaacctataaaagatatacaactataaatacaatggggccgaagtgctctgtcTAAAAGTATACTTATAAATATATCAATATTATCCAGAAGTATACATGCtcacatatatacatactagaacaagtatcacaagtaGAACAGAACAAAATTATTTAATTGTTGGACACAACAGTCAAACCTgtgcagttatgtaatcatatctgggatgaatatagcctaatcaactatatttattttagATATGGTGCATGTGTGTTTGGGAATGATAGTGGCATTGCATCAAACCTAAAACTTACCAATTTCTAGGTCCAAAGAATTctttagaacaaaacataaagtaaaatactatatgagtattttaagATACTATACAATAACAATACTAAAAGGATACAATAACAAGAAACTTAAGAATCAAACCCAAAATAGAGATACTATATGAGTATctttagaacaaaacataaagtaaaatactatatgagtattttaagATACTATACAATAACAATACTAAAAGGATACAATAACATCATAGAGTTATATATAATAAAGATCTCATAGActtagaatgtgtggtttcgcttcacttccttttccttgtttggatgtggatttagagtagtatcacatatttgaATGTCTATTAGATCtgagttatatataatttgtacacCCTATGTGATTATAGAAAGACTCACTAAGGATCTCAAGTTAAAATTTAGTACTAGAAATAGATTAAGtattctcatagattctttagacattcccaTTCTCGCATCGACAACTTAGCTAGAGACACCACCTCACTAGGACAGTTAACAGAGGAGTCAAGGAGGAAACCACTCGCAAGTCATGCGAGGTGGCAGAAAACCTTATGCGTCGCCCTAATAGCTAATAGACCGATACAACCTAGTGAGTTAGTgaatacactactcacactatatGGTAGGCTTAAAGTATTTATAAATACTACTCGTAGGTTTCAATAACTCAGTTCATATGATTTCAGTTAGGGATAACCACAACCATAAATTCATAAGTCTATCGACCTCTGTTATGAATTGTTTATAGAACCACTTTGAAAACATGAAGCACTCAGTTCAGAGACCATTTTACTTCACTTCATTCTTGGAAACTTATACCTATTTTATCTTTTCATCTATTTAGAtaaaagatgcctcccagaagaaATCCTAGACGCTTTAACACCCTTACTGCACCAactccaccgccaccaccactatAATTCGATGCTGCAATATTACAGGTAGCAATCACTGCTGCAGTATCCGCAGCCATGGAACGCTACAACATGACAATTATCAACGAGTCGGGTGACGGTGTTATCACCCATAACCATGTGCatcagaaggagtgttcctataaggaatTCTGGAATTGCAAACCTAAAGATTTCGATGGGACGAAAGGAGTCCTTACTATGATGCAGTGGTTTGAGAAGACTGAATCAATATTCGAAATCTGCGAATGCCTAGAAAGGAGCATAGTGAAGTTGGCCGCTTTCACTTTCACGGAAAGAGCCCTCACATGGTGGGTCAGCCATGTGAAGTCACTAGGTCTTACAGTGGAAAATTCAATGGGTTGGGAGAACATGAAAGAACTGATGAGGGAAGAGTACTGCCCCAGAGGCGAGATACAAAAGCTAGAGGAAGAGCTTTGGAATCTCTCAATGGATGGGTTTGAAATAGTGACCTACACTAATAGATTTAGTGAGCTAGTGGCACTATGCCTAGAGATGGTtactcccgagagcaagaaaatagagagatatatctggggattATCTCCTCTGATGATAGGAGATGTTTTATCATCCAATCccatcacttttgatagtgccaaatgcTTGGCACATAGGCTTGTTGACCATGAAGCCGGTCAAAACATGATTACCCCGATTTCTGAATCATTAAAGGGGAATGCCTGCAAGCGAAAGTCTGGGAATGATGAGAAAAGGGAATCAACTCAGAAGGCAAAGATTTATGTTGCTACAACTCCTGTCATCCCGAAAACTGCCAAAAATTATGCTGGAACACTTCTGAAGTGTGACAGGTGCACATTTCATCACACTAGAGCATGCCGTGAGATGCATTGTAAAAATtgcaacagaaaggggcacacTGTTCGTTTCTGTAGAGCACCGGCACAACCTATCTCCCAAGTCCCTAGCACTGGATTCAGCCATGCTTTCTATGGGTGTGGCAAAACGGGGCACATGAAGAGGGATTTCCTAATAACAaggaactctggcgcagacggaaGGATACTAATGATCACCTCCacaggagagactactccggatCCACGTTGAAATTCTGGTGTGTTCTGTAGCATTAATGttagaattttaaacttttaaaaactagtgcaactagattaatatcttttgcgagatccccaGTGGTAGGGACTCTCATGCTGCTTGTACTTGCTTTTTGCAGTATACTTTGTTTGCAGCTATAGTATCATATATGAAGCTAATGTACTAAAACACTTTCATGGGTTGCACCATTGTGTTTTTGGTAATACCTTTCTGAAATAGTCTAACGTGAGTTATTCCGAGTAGTCCGACATTGACATTTGACTTGAGTCGATTCGATCCTCACAGTCCCAGTTTTGTGTGAAAATTCTTTTCCCCGTAATCgactttctagcgaagccgtcattccaaAACTCCGAGGTACTCATTCGTAGAGTGCCTTATGTTTCGTAACTTTCCCAAAGTAACCTCAACAAACCTCCCCAGAATAACACtcatacagtacgtcaagttcaatacCAAGGAATCATACAACTAATCTATCgttgaagaatgtatacacaagggtggtacataatcaaggttctatatgcttagaattgatgattccgctttaacttcttttccttttttggatgcgatcttagagaagaatcatttattcgaatgACTTttcaatcttagttatatacGACCTATATACACGAGGATGTGATTGATGAACCTAGTATGAGTTCCATTAGGAACCTCAGGACGGAGATtgctcaagactacgagtgatcgtgttgtcatgcgaataaacttagaagccaatCTAAGACCTTCCCACCAATCACGACAAGAGATGCAGATGGAACAGAACAACCTATCCTTTTCATGATTCATGAGTATTCACTTTCAaatctgaatttcgggacgaaattccctctaacagggggatgatgtgacaacccgaatattttttctttaaaagccattcaattcaatcaaagtcagactcactcatgctatcttttagcactgtttagagtctgtttgagtgttctgagctgaatacacttaaggaatgagTGTTACAAAGTACCTGCTAAATCCACGGAACAACAAATCAAGCTTAGCCTCACCAAAAGGGAGttcactgtgacaacccgaatatttcatatatataatttcaacagTTTATCATTTCCTTTGGAAGTCTAATTCATTTCCGCCATCTTTAGGCATAATTTAAAATCCGTTTTAGTGTTCCGAGCTTTTCACACTTAAGGATCAAGTCTTAAAAAGTAACCActaaaaccctaacactaaaaaTCATGCCATAAAATCCataagatggagtttacggccgtaaacatggagtttacggcggtaaactcTGGGGCAgtaaactcaccctatataagggttgagtggacCTCATTTGCACTCTTTCCACACTCTAGATACTCTCTCTACCC includes these proteins:
- the LOC111882908 gene encoding uncharacterized protein LOC111882908, with protein sequence MERYNMTIINESGDGVITHNHVHQKECSYKEFWNCKPKDFDGTKGVLTMMQWFEKTESIFEICECLERSIVKLAAFTFTERALTWWVSHVKSLGLTVENSMGWENMKELMREEYCPRGEIQKLEEELWNLSMDGFEIVTYTNRFSELVALCLEMVTPESKKIERYIWGLSPLMIGDVLSSNPITFDSAKCLAHRLVDHEAGQNMITPISESLKGNACKRKSGNDEKRESTQKAKIYVATTPVIPKTAKNYAGTLLKCDRCTFHHTRACREMHCKNCNRKGHTVRFCRAPAQPISQVPSTGFSHAFYGCGKTGHMKRDFLITRNSGADGRILMITSTGETTPDPR